A region from the Ctenopharyngodon idella isolate HZGC_01 chromosome 13, HZGC01, whole genome shotgun sequence genome encodes:
- the rrp12 gene encoding LOW QUALITY PROTEIN: RRP12-like protein (The sequence of the model RefSeq protein was modified relative to this genomic sequence to represent the inferred CDS: inserted 1 base in 1 codon), with protein sequence MVKSGKLKSGAAQKIRRWKKGHSSDSNPETCRYRKAARSRYFSRPSEKSDLTVDALKLHNELQSGSLQRSGDVAGDAMEDQALTEKTSGTFLSGLSDCSNLTFRKVQRYWESNSAAHKEICAVLAAVTEVLRSQGGKETETEYFAALMTTLEAVDSSESLAAVAYLLNLVMKRVPAAVLKKKFSDTAKAFMDVMSNQANSDSLSCLRWILSCLATLLRKQDLSVWSYPSTLQVYHGLLVFTVHSKPKVRKAAQQGVCSILRYSDFMFSDNAPSHHPAAVTTAKFCCKELEQSGGSKEDTTTLHVLGLLKDLLSAFPLNSVKSCCETLLRVMTLSHVLVTANAMQAFHKLFISKPSPSSMSAELNAQIITALYDYVPSENDLQPLLAWLAVMEKAHVHLSSLQSALSLGHLPRLFSVAMSCLLSPHTQVVSAATQTLKTLINECVAARMAEIEPVITNTSTGNGACILKMFHIVEEGLSYRFHASWPFVLQILGCFYRAAGKQAHPFMIKSLQSLSDLRATPQFPFSGELDLAVGSAVESMGPEVVLNAVPLLITGTDDDLEFPRSWLIPVIRDHVKNTQLAYFTSHFFPLANKLKQSADELEQSGQKLMAKVYQTLQMQIWTMLPGFCTKPTDLLASFKNIARPLGMALNDRPDLRLCICQALRTLINKSCETEEEKAELNRFSKNFLPILFNVYSQQPKPGEMASARMAVLETVRVYLTITDQKMACTFLHKALERLNSADNSEFTRLAVIDLIVAMAPFVDEPSMTQTFELIKPFVESKDAGIQKKAYRVLEEMCGGERESCKAFVLANLEQLKGILLDSLTSAASPAKRPRLKCLIHIVKQINEEHHDFITALLPEVILCTKEMSVGARKNAYSLLVEIGNAFLRFCGNTKDAINEYLGHVYIGLTGSVTMITCTVLALTRLVFHYKDSIDVSSLEQLLHNVCLLLGSRTRDIVKASLGFLKVLLFSLDVKVLASHVNVIMEGISNMNDMRRHFRVKLKSIYTKLIRKFGFELVKSMLPTDQHKVLVNIRKTEARNKRRKLVIKTEEDDSDSEDETPKVKGESIEDILAETDSADSDEDEKPKKGLKKPMKGQAWLKEGVSDEPLNFLDPKAAQRVLATNPNLKKXTRAEHGFKVTSDGRLIIKEEDDDDIDDKTKDAEMDDVLEEAGVKTRKNPKWKMHDDLDDDMDVKPTKYKAGGIGIHRPLGARPEFGKEYKSKKGKGDVKKEGKCDPYAYVPLKKSQLNRRKKAKLQGQFKGMVRGAKKGALSGTRILKKRKA encoded by the exons CTGAAGTGCTTCGCTCTCAAGGAGGAAaggagacagagacagagtACTTTGCAGCCTTG ATGACGACACTTGAGGCTGTAGATAGCAGCGAATCACTGGCAGCTGTTGCATACCTCCTTAACTTGGTCATGAAAAG GGTGCCGGCTGCAGTGCTTAAGAAAAAGTTCTCGGACACAGCCAAAGCCTTCATGGATGTGATGTCAAACCAAGCCAATTCTGACTCTTTATCCTGCCTTCGATGG ATCTTATCCTGTCTGGCGACTTTGCTGCGTAAACAGGATCTGTCAGTGTGGAGTTACCCATCAACTCTACAGGTGTACCATGGCCTGCTGGTCTTCACAGTACACTCTAAACCAAAG GTGCGAAAGGCAGCACAGCAGGGCGTTTGCTCCATCCTTCGCTACAGCGACTTCATGTTCTCAGATAATGCCCCAAGCCACCACCCAGCAGCCGTCACCACAGCCAAATTCTGCTGCAAAGAACTGGAGCAGTCAGGAG GCAGCAAAGAAGACACAACCACTCTCCATGTGCTGGGTCTTCTGAAGGACCTGCTGTCTGCATTCCCCCTGAACTCAGTCAAGTCTTGCTGTGAGACCCTTCTCCGTGTCATGACCCTGAGCCATGTG CTGGTGACCGCAAATGCAATGCAGGCTTTCCACAAGCTCTTCATTAGCAAACCCAGTCCTTCCAGTATGTCTGCAGAGCTCAATGCCCAGATCATCACA GCTTTATATGACTATGTTCCTAGTGAGAATGATCTGCAGCCTTTACTAGCATGGCTTGCTGTAATGGAAAAGGCCCATGTACATCTCTCTAG TTTACAGAGCGCTCTGAGTCTCGGTCATCTTCCTCGCCTCTTCTCGGTCGCCATGTCGTGTCTTCTATCCCCGCACACGCAAGTTGTCTCTGCTGCAACCCAGACTCTGAAG ACTCTGATAAATGAGTGTGTAGCTGCTCGTATGGCAGAGATTGAACCCGTTATAACAAACACATCAACTGGAAATGGGGCTTGCATCCTGAAGATGTTTCA TATTGTGGAGGAAGGGTTGTCCTATCGTTTTCATGCCTCTTGGCCGTTTGTGCTGCAGATCCTGGGCTGCTTCTACCGAGCTGCAGGAAAACAGGCTCATCCTTTCATGATAAAG AGTTTGCAGTCTCTCAGTGACCTGCGGGCCACCCCTCAGTTCCCCTTCTCTGGGGAGTTGGATCTGGCTGTGGGCAGTGCGGTGGAGAGCATGGGTCCAGAAGTGGTTCTGAACGCTGTGCCCCTCCTCATCACTGGAACAGA TGATGACCTTGAGTTCCCGCGCAGCTGGCTGATCCCGGTCATAAGAGATCATGTGAAGAACACTCAGCTGGCTTACTTCACATCACACTTTTTCCCTTTGGCAAACAAACTTAAACAGTCAG CTGATGAACTGGAGCAGTCAGGACAGAAGCTGATGGCAAAAGTGTATCAGACTCTACAGATGCAG aTATGGACTATGCTGCCTGGATTCTGCACTAAACCCACCGATCTGTTGGCATCATTCAAGAACATTGCTCGGCCTCTGGGTATGGCCCTCAATGATCGCCCTGACCTCCGCCTGTGCATCTGTCAGGCCTTGCGGACTCTCATCAACAAGAGCTGTGAGACAG AGGAAGAGAAGGCTGAATTAAATCGCTTCTCCAAGAACTTTCTTCCCATCCTGTTTAATGTCTATAGTCAGCAGCCTAAACCAGGAGAGATGGCATCTGCTAGGATGGCTGTCCTGGAGACAGTCAGAGTTTACCTCACCATCACAGACCAGAAG ATGGCGTGCACGTTCCTGCACAAAGCCTTGGAGAGACTCAACAGTGCGGACAACTCTGAGTTCACACG GCTTGCAGTTATTGACCTGATTGTTGCAATGGCTCCATTTGTGGATGAACCATCTATGACCCAGACATTTGAATTGATTAAACCTTTTGTGGAG AGCAAGGATgctggaatccagaaaaaagccTATAGAGTGCTGGAGGAGATGTGTGGAGGGGAGAGAGAATCTTGTAAGGCTTTTGTTCTGGCGAATCTTGAGCAGCTGAAGGGAATACTGCTAGACAGCCTGACGTCTGCGGCTTCACCTGCCAAACGG cCAAGACTCAAGTGTCTGATTCACATAGTGAAGCAGATCAATGAAGAACACCATGATTTCATTACTGCTCTGCTTCCTGAG gtCATTCTTTGCACAAAGGAAATGTCTGTCGGTGCCCGCAAAAATGCCTACTCTCTTCTGGTTGAGATTGGAAATGCATTTTTGCGGTTTTGTgggaacacaaaag ATGCCATAAATGAGTATTTAGGCCATGTGTACATTGGACTTACTGGCTCTGTAACGATGATCACCTGCACAGTTCTTGCCTTAACCAGGCTAGTGTTCCATTACAAAG ATTCCATAGACGTGTCCTCATTGGAGCAGCTGCTACATAATGTCTGTCTTCTGCTTGGCAGCAGGACACGAGACATTGTCAAGGCCTCTCTTGGCTTCCTAAAAGTTCTCCTGTTTTCTCTAGATGTCAAGGTTTTAGCCAGCCATGTTAATGTTATT ATGGAAGGTATCAGCAATATGAATGATATGCGAAGACACTTTAGGGTGAAACTTAAGAGTATTTACACCAAACTGATTAGGAAATTTGG ATTTGAGCTGGTCAAAAGCATGTTGCCAACCGATCAACACAAGGTCCTAGTGAATATCCGTAAAACGGAGGCCAGAAATAAGAGACGCAAACTCGTGATCAAGACTGAAGAGGACGATTCAGACAGTGAGGACGAGACGCCTAAAGTGAAAGGAGAGAG TATTGAGGACATTCTGGCTGAGACCGACTCTGCTGACTCGGATGAAGACGAGAAACCCAAGAAGGGGCTGAAGAAGCCAATGAAGGGCCAGGCCTGGTTAAAGGAAGGTGTGTCCGACGAACCACTCAACTTCCTCGATCCAAAAGCAGCGCAGAGAGTTCTGG CCACCAACCCTAACCTCAAGA CTACCAGAGCAGAGCATGGATTCAAGGTGACATCCGATGGTCGATTGATCATAAAAgaagaggatgatgatgatattGATGACAAAACTAAAG ATGCTGAAATGGATGATGTACTCGAAGAGGCGGGAGTCAAAACT AGAAAGAATCCGAAGTGGAAAATGCATGACGATCTAGATGATGACATGGATGTCAAACCTACGAAATATAAAG CTGGTGGCATTGGAATCCACAGGCCTCTGGGTGCACGACCAGAGTTTGGGAAAGAGTATAAATCTAAG AAGGGAAAAGGGGATGTTAAGAAGGAAGGCAAGTGTGACCCGTATGCTTACGTTCCTCTGAAGAAGTCCCAGCTCAATCGCAG GAAAAAGGCCAAACTCCAAGGCCAGTTCAAAGGCATGGTCAGAGGGGCCAAGAAAGGAGCACTCTCTGGAACGAGAATACTGAAGAAGAGGAAAGCCTAA